The Myxocyprinus asiaticus isolate MX2 ecotype Aquarium Trade chromosome 36, UBuf_Myxa_2, whole genome shotgun sequence genome segment tggagatttctcttttaaactccaaaaatcacagacagtgaGCATAAACGTCAtagatacgactccagcggttaaatgaatatcttctaaagcgatacgatcacttttggtgtgaaaacaattatcagtatttaagtactttttaactatacaACATCGCTTCCGTtaggcttcacgagagggtggagtccaagcggtctctcgtgtgacgtattccgtTGCCacgatacagacgtaatctcacattctccactcggttgagacatcaaggaaaagcacacaaatgcaccattgtgagtaaagaaaccgataaatacagatctaaaccaaattAACCAAGCTActatacagcgttcctcctcctcacttgtaaacagcgctgctcttccggctgtgacacaCTTGTTTCAGTtcttgcgtgtttcaaatgccaatgcgattacatcacacgcaCATACcatatctttttcacaccaaaagcgatcgtgtcgctttagaagacattcatttaacagctggtgtcgtatggatggtGTTAATGCTgattttctgtgatttttggagctataaaagaggaatctccattcacttccattttaaggacACATTGAGCCAAgatatttctctatttttcttcaaatgtgttctggtgaagaaagaaagtcatacacacttgggatatcatgagggtgagtaaataatgagagaactttcattttggggtgaactatccctttaatagctcTTTAGCTAAACTGTGCAGGTCAATGCCAATTCATTTTGTAAATACTGCTTGTTGGATTGAGAATGctatatcagaaaaaaaaagtgttttatgatCATTTCAGTTGTCAGATTTAGCCCTTTTGAGTTAAgctataaaatactgtatttaaaatagtTCTTGATTTTATCATGCCTAGATTTATTGACAGACACTTACAAAACACTCTTTCTTTTTGTCTTCAGGTCATCTCTGCCAGAAAGGGCGAGTTTGAGACCGGTTTTGAAAAGGGAGGTCAGACAAGGGAGCATGCCATGCTGGCCAAAACAGCTGGAGTCAAACACCTGATAGTCCTCATCAACAAAATGGACGATCCCACTGTGAACTGGAGTTTGGATAGGTACATTTATTACAGTTCAACTTTATCCTTGTATTGCAATCTTGTCTTGTCTTTGACCGATTGCTACACATTTTCCCTGCAGATATGAGGAATGTAAAGAGAAGTTAGTGCCATTTCTGAAGAAGGTGGGCTTTAATCCAAAGAAAGATATTCACTTCATGCCCTGCTCTGGAATGACGGGAGCCAACTTAAAAGAACCTTCCGAGTTGTGCCCCTGGTATACGTAAGTTATGCTGAACATAGAACAATCTCTGGCTGTGCTACTTAAATTTGTAAAGTAGAATTTCTCGAACTATTAAGAACACATATGTAGTGTTGGGTAAAAATAGTGCTACTAATACATGCTGCAAAACTCTGCTGTCTGTGTTTGATAATTTACTCATTCCTGCAACTCTTTGTAGGGGATTACCATTCATTCCACATCTAGACAGCTTGGCAAACTACAACAGATCAAGTGATGGTCCTATCAGATTGCCAATTGTAGACAAATACAAGGTAAAATGGTATTCATATCTTAATATTTAAAGTATAGTTTCATGACTCTATTGTGCTCACAGGTGTGAAGAATGTAGAATGTAGACTCTATATTCCAGTTATGCATGTGTTTACTCTTACCAAGGACATTTGCATAAGTAGCATGTTTCTTAAAGCTGCATCAATTCAGCTGAAATGTTATGCTAagatgtgagttttttttttatttatttttttatcaagagtcTTCTCCAAATACTGCTATTATCTCAGTTTATAATGATGATtcccatttatttaaatacagccatgtggAGGAATATTTTGGCAGGAAAAAAGCACTTGTATAATGAAAGGAAGAAATTGTGTTCTCAGCTGTTCTCTTCTCAGTGAAACTGAGCAGGGTATTATGAAACCAAGAAGCAACACTTCGTCCTGTGTTCAGCTCATGTAATGATTAAgttcaagttaaaggaatagttcacccaaaaatgaaaattctctcatgatttactcaccgtcatgccatcccaaatgtttatgattttctttcttctgtagaacactaatgaatatttttaaaggaatatttcagttctgcaagtccttacaatgcaagtgaatgggtaccataattttgaagctccaaaatcacataaagtcagcataaaattaatccataaaacgccagtggtttaatccatgtcttcagaagtgatatgacaggtgttggtgaaaaacagatcaatatttaagtcattttttactatcaatctccacttttactttcacattcttcttttgtttttggcaattcacattcttaatgcatatcaccacctactgtgcagggtggagaatttatagtaaaaaattacttgcatattgatttgtttctcacccacaccaatcatatcacttctgaaggcatggatttaaccactggattcttatggattacttttatgctgcctttatgtgctttttggagcttaaaatgttagtacccattcagttgcattgtgaggacctacagagttgagatgttcttctaaaaatcttaaattgtgttcagcagaagaaagtcatacatatctgggatggtatgagggtgagtaaataatgagagaattttcatttttgggtgaactatccctttaatttaagcCTTGCTTGGTTTTTCAAGAGAGCTAGCAGTTACCACCAGAATAATTCAGAAAGTATCTATAACAAGATGGAAAACATCTTCAAATAAACTTGACAACCATAACATTTGATAACCAAAGAAAGACTAAATGGACTCTACAATGCATTTTTGTCTCATTTATAATCTCCTGTTTAGGACATGGGCACAGTAGTGCTTGGGAAGCTGGAGTCTGGAAGTATCGGCAAAGCACAACAACTTATTATGATGCCAAATAGGGTAAGATTGCACTAATCTACATTAAGCATGAGAGAATACACTTTCCCCTTTAGTTTAGCAAATACAACAGGCTGTTATGGCATTGctatgcaaaaatgtctcataCAGTAAGCATGTAATATGTATCTAAAGCAACTGTTTCACAGTATAGCAGTGTCTTGAATTATCACTGACATTGCTTTTATTCTTATTTCCCAGCATACGGTGGAGGTGTTGAGTCTGCTCTCTGATGATGTGGAGACAGATTATGCCGGGCCTGGTGAAAACCTGAAGCTCCGGCTCAAAGGCATCGAGGAGGAAGAGATTCTCCCAGGCTTTATCCTATGCAATGCTGAGAACATCTGCCACTCAGGGCGCACTTTTGATGCCCAGGTAATGATTCTAGAGCTGATTTGGTGTAGTCATTATGATTATTTTCTCTTGTTTTGCCAAATGTAATGCCTTTTTTCTCCTTCCTCGTTCACAGATTGTCATTATTGAACACAAATCCATTATATGCCCAGGTTACAATGCAGTACTACACATCCACACCTGCATAGAAGAAGTGCAGATAACAGTAAGTTATTTTGAGCGGCCTactaaaacacatacacataagcCTAAAACATTCGTTCAGAACTTCACAATGGAGAGCCCCATGGTTTGCATGGTCATGTTAATGCTTATTCTTCAAAAACCTCCCTAAATAGGCCTTAATCTGTCTGGTGGACAAGAAGACGGGAGAAAAGAGCAAGACTCGCCCACGCTTTGTAAAACAAGACCAAGTATGCATCGCCCGTCTTAGGGCTGCAGGAACTATCTGCTTAGAGACTTTTAAAGACTTCCCTCAGATGGGGCGGTTCACCCTGAGAGATGAGGGTAAGATATAAAGAAAAGTTATACAGGACAAATCAGACATCATCCATGTTGATACACGTGTAGTTTGGAGATGATATTTTCAGCTGTATTTCACATCAAACAAAGTCTTTGAAAGATGTATTGTCTGAATACTGAATAAAGGTAAAATTAAGATGTTATTCATTTATAGGTAAGACAATCGCAATTGGCAAGGTGCTGAAGTTGGTACCCGAGAAGGACTAAATGTTGATAAAAGGACTATCTTGGAGCACTCTGGGACTGAGGAGGATGCAATGGTGTGCCTGCCAGATGTCCTCCAAACTGTTCCATCTTCCCACTGTGGATCAGTCTAAAAAATTACTTTGGATAAAGGACATTATCAAAGTGACAGTGTCAATTTTAGAAAGAAGATTAATATAGAAAGACAAGCTCAGTGTGACAGCTTTCTCATATTGAGAGCTCCACTATGCCACTCATGtagccccatttttttttttttttgccagtttctGGTACACATTTAATCTAAAAATGGATGCAATTTTCTTTTAAGGCATTAGCTTTTTAAATTGTTTGTTGGAAATACAGATGTCAGAAAGGGTCTTGGTGTCATCCCATTAAAAGGTTAATGCCTACCTGTgtgcccccccacccccaaaaaaaagaatgcTGGGTCTCTGATTGCACATCACATTGTTACAGGATTATCGGGCAGTTAGAGACTTTTGACTGTTCATTGCGGCATGAAATAAGGTCCATACAGGGTCTACGCTTGCCAATAACCTTGCTCTTTTACCTGGCAAGAGTGGTTATTGTCAAGTTCATATTGAGGGCAGGCCATACCAGGGATGCCTGGGCACTTCAAATAAAATGACACTTATGTCAGAGATGTATTTATGCACAAGGTGACCagattaatttttttactgtaatgtcATTATATAACAAAAGACAAATGCACTCGAGGATAAAAATAACTCTGGTCACATCAACTGGTGTAATTTCTGAATAATCCTGTTGGGGGATGTAAACGTCgaactttcaaaaaataaaatgctaaaaataaacGAAATATGGATAATTTTGTTTTAGCTTTTGTCCATTGCATTCATATTCCTGGAACTCACGTTGCAGTTTAGGAATTCCCTATTAATCAGACCACATATTATTCTGCTAATGTTCAATAGTTCAGTTGAGGCTGGAGGGCGCTAGAGAACGCCAAATGGGCAcaattaaaggagtattccgagttcaatacaagttaagctcaactgacagcgtttgtgacataaatgttgaaaccacaaaaattaattttcgacgtgtccctccttttctttaaccaaAAGCAATAAATCTGAGTTAAAGTGACTTAAACAATATGAGCGTTAATGATTTTAATGAGACAAAAAGTTacgtccaattttacaacttcgttacaaTGACGATATATCATAACACCATAAACCACAAAACTCTAAAACACCCatagatgatttaaaaaaaaaaaaaaactttactgctcaaataatacagtaaaattgtattattagtgcaagcatgaaaataaaatgcagtaaAGCAGAACGAATGTGGGAATGTGGTCTGATcagatgaatcacgttttcttttagatcatgtgggcGGCCGGTTGCGTGTGCGTCgattacctggggaagagatgggatgtaccatgggaagaaggcaggccggcggaggcagtgtgatgctctgggcaatgatctgctgggaaaccttgggtcctggtattcttgtggatgttactttgacacgaaccacctacctaaagattgttgcagaccatgtacaccccttcatggcaacgaaaTTCACTTAtatcagtggcctctttcagtaggtaatgcgccctgccacactgcaaaaaatgttcaGGAATGTTTTGagaaacatgacaaagagttcaaggtgttgacctggcctccaaattccccagatctcaattcgattGAGTATTTatgagatgtgctggaccaacaagtccgatccatggaggacccaccttgcaacttacaggactcaAAGGAACTGCTGcgaacgtcttggtgccagataccacaggacaccttcagaggtcttgtggagtccatgcctcgacgggttagagctgttttggcagcacaaggggaacctacacgatattaggcaggtggttttaaattgtggctgatcggtgtataatatatataaattatcagTGGATAGGACTCTTCAGCTGGAGGCATATCAAAAGATGTGTCGATGATGGTGGTAAATTGCCTATGATGCCATTTAATGTCCTCCTCATTGGTAAATCTGACATTAATCAGTTCCTCATGCTCCTGTGTCTCCTtagtctctacactggcttctaCCTCAACCTCATCTGCTACCTCAAGTTCTTCACTGTCTCTGTCCCTCTCTAAACCTATGAAAAATAAGTACACCTTACTTTTAAACTATTCtcaattttaatatttaacatgAGATATTTACTGCTAACTTCTAAACTTACCATCTATCTCACTCCTTGTCTCATCATCTGCCTCATCTTCTGAATCCAAGCAGTCATTATCGGATAGTTCACCATTTACCAGAAGTTCAAGGAAGTCTACCTCTGTATACTCTAAGAGTATATTCATAATAATATTATcaattttaaaggtgctatatgtaagattgacaacaagtgttttaaatggtactgcagtccaaattcaaaatattggagagttgtctgccccgccccagactcgaagctcatgagGGTTGCTAGAATGTTGACACACAAATTAGCCAATTCAgaatccgttttaaaggatttgtgggctttaagctgtctccattttccaaaggcatctccagtatttatccatgttttactacgcctctggtcatggtggtttttagatggatgatGAGGCTTTTTAAGTCTGGTGGAATCTGttttctctgatccagttcgtttgctggttTCCATGACTGCATCaagcagtgttgtttgcctgaaaacttgttcaaatctggcaaccaggcggtgtcgaaatactattggtgagtgggcagtgggcaggatcacacagaccaaaacataaacagaaattcggcccggaatggaaacttcacagtagaatatactggctgtagtattgttatcggagaagccagtatttcaatttagcatgtttcctaattctctaatgaaaTATTATggccattttatgatttagtacagaaaaaatattacatatagcacctttaaattgatgacaataaacatattgtcaaatcacattttagctatgAAATATGTCCCAAATTTGAGGTTCTTTCTGATGTCTCTTAAGACCTGATGTCCATTGGGAgggacattaattttttttaaaaatcctgtgCTCTAAAACTTTGAATTATCTTCAAATTTACTTTAGATATTATCACTTGATAGTGTTAAGATTATAACCTGTGCAAATTGATGAAGCTACCATGGACATAAAATAGTATTTAAAAGGAGGAAAAGGGTGCCTCCTACTCCTCTTGTCTAGTCGGTGAGTCATGGCTGTGTTGTGTGATTCCTGAAACTCTCTCGGATTAAGTTAGCTGACCTGGCATTGTTCAAATTATgaaagcatacatttttattggttTACAGAGAAAAACATGTCATGTCCATTCCAGTGGACGCAGGGTCTGGAGGGGTTAATAAATTAGCCACTACGTCTGATTTTGAGGCAACTGATGGCAAAACCTTGGAAGAAacagtacagcatcttaaaacgtCCACCTGCTTAGGGTTGGGAATCGATTCAAAAAAGAATCTATTCCGAGGCATTGGGAATCGACTCCAAAGCTGGAGTCGATTCCTTTTGGGGAAACCGGTTGATATTTTCGGACtgtttatttcctcgaccactgaactactacacattttagaagcctaacagcactaatacaatttacaaaatgattataaaatgaCTGCATCTTAACGATCATCAATCTGACTCTGAGTCAAATCTGCCccgtttgttcatctgtatgaagcAATCACTCAAGCCCCTCAACACACCTGCTTTCCAGACCTGCATAGTCTGccggtattttactttggataaaaCTAATAATCAAGtaacatgccaaatttgtgacagtaaaCTGGCGTACAATAATAACTTCCCcgatgttacaacacaagtctgcaacaaggagatggcagagttgagtcagcttcccagttcacatcaataaatctgtatgttaaagtttaaatgatcaatGTGCTGCATTTCTAAAAGCGAGAGTCTAACACTTCTCTACTCGTTCtcgacatttttacagtgtttaaaaccttttgcatatatttattttttaattagcctATATATATTAGTATGAAATAAACCAGTTCAACAATCCGTCATACTTTTAAGTCAAATACTTTatttaaacaattcaattttaaaatggcatgtttcaataattacaaaattgcatgatctctacattgcataatgtgcattgttacggaaattatttatttattttctcattcacatatttacaaaaattttggctattaaattaacagcctACAAAACAAATGCACCAACACAGAGaatatgacagcatttctccagatttggaatgaggagcttataacaaaaaacttagcaactccttcaagccagtttaataaaacaatgaacattattcagagatatgattcatacacAAAATGTGGTTAATGCtcagtaaaattattattgtatcattaatacctttttatttaacatcaaggctatttaacaaatccagatattatttttgttaacattattattaacTGCATTGTAGCATTTGGTCATTTCAGCGCGTGAGCACAACACCGAACTGACGCGAATGGTGAGAAACGGAGTACCCGTCTGTGCTCGTTTATGGCGCGAGTATCTGCCACTGACTACgcaacatctgcacaacagacggcacaaaacaaataatgttcagcgaaaattcaaatgaagtatttggaactatatcagattgcagggaatttttttttttgcccagaggCTCCtttaatttccgaccctggatggaactaTATGgaaatgagagatgtaacaggtgtttacgcGTCCCTCTTCACAATGCAGCTGGTAcattatgcaaaacattttaGCTAATTCTgtctttcttgcaaatgtgctgcattatgaataatgagggagcgccaagatatgaaaggcgcACGCACtagcaatgttaacagctttgttgattataaacaggaaagATATAGTTCCCCTCCTTTATGgtttcattacacacacacacacacacacaaatcattactctgcaatctgctaaaataatgcaatgaaaactgcgtaaatagcattttttttgtttttgtttttttagttactttttttttttaaagcaacccCAACCCCCACCCCCAATGTCATTGTTGCATCTCTGTCCTAGACAGAccggaaaactgggtagggctctctcagacagtcctcagctggttcaggccATATCTACAAGTTACATATCTAAgagttactatgtgaacataggcatccatgacgtgtggagtcccacaagtcTCAAGAAACAAGTTCCCACAAGTTCTTGCACCGCTCCTTTTTAAACTGTATaagctcccactaggccaaattatgaaaaataacccAATAGTGTACCACAGCTATGCAGACCACACCCAGATCTACCTAACCCTATCACCAAATGACTTaagccccatagactctctgtgccagtgcactGATGTTAGATGTGCCGAAACTTGCTTCAATCAAACAAAGACAAGACAGAGGtaattgtatttggcaacaaaggcgatATTCCCATGGGAACACATACCTTGATTCCAGGggtctaaaaacaaaaaaatcaagaaaggagtcattttggagtcagaccttagatTTAATAGTCAAATCAAAGAAATAACTAAATCAGCTTACTGTCTTCTAAAAAATATAgtgagaattagatgttttgtatcaaGTCAAGGCTTaaagaaacttgttcatgcattcatcaacAGCAgtgtggactactgcaatggactcctcaccggccttcccaaaaagaccattagacagctGCAGCTCATTCATAATGCTGCTGCAAGGATTTTGACGCAAACCAAAAAATCTGATCATAtaactccagtcctcaggtctttacactggattccagttacatttagaattgattttaaggtaCCAGTACtagtttataaatcactcaatggctTAGAACTTAAATACATTGTAggtgcttgttgaatataaactaactgacctctcagatcattaggatcaagtcagttagaactACACAGGGTTCAGTCAAAACAAGGTGAAACATTGTTCAGCTATTATACCACCTGCaactggaaccagcttccagagaAGTCAGATGTGCTCCAAAAGTAGCTgcattcaaatccagactgaaaacacatctttttagcTGTGCATACTGTCTGAGTACTGTGCTGCTCTCACTGATTGCACTGTATCATTTTATCTTTGTATTCTCttcctttaaaaattaattaattaattcattaattaatcatttatataattttaaatcgatttttaaatgttgttttattacttttctcatttcttgttctaaattggttttaaaatagattttttttcatgttccttgtattttctttatgtaaagcacttttaattaccattgtgtataaaatgtgatatataaataaagttgccTTGCCTTgccaatacacaagttttaacagaagaattctgCCTTTATAGCCTccaaaatgggccccattcacttccattttaagtgcctcactgaaacctcaaTTTTGGTCTTTtgtatagaaaaggagggacgagtcaaaataataatttttttgtggtaatcaacattatgccacatatgctgtcgatagacctttttcacactttttcaaCGAGTAAGTAAAAGATTGCAGGGTAAATttcagcagtgaatgggagatcacagcaaatattattttcacttatccatttgctccaacagcaaacgAAAAAAAATCCACTGTTACTTttcaatgactttccagaagagggaagaatagagagcggtggattaagagtCAAATGGGAGAAAATGACATTGCAGCTgtggtaacattttttttttttttaactaattccagggtagtataacacaaagcatgatgttataaatttacactcaatatttaaaaaaattgctaatataaaaaagtttgccagatttacgctgataaataaggcggaaacgcgtcatcacagtccgtGGAAAAAGGTCTgtttttgagcttaacttgttttgaactggGACTATTCCTATAAGAACCCCCAAAGGGAATAATGCAACAATgtgttattaataatattattattttttctatgtATTAAGTTACCATTACTTACTAATAAGCAAACAAAAACGGAAAATTACCATGATTATCAGCTGAACAAATACATCCTGGGCATCTGCTCTAAACATATGGCGAATCTATTTCCTGACAATAAAATATAACCTACTTATAAATTTTCTGTTAAAAGTCCACCAAGCTTTCATTTGTATTTAATTCAAGCCTGGAttgaaaataaaaagcataagACGTTATAATGGTCAtgctaaaacttttttcaaaataaaagtaatttgaggTACCATCGGAAATGCACATGCGCTGTGAGGGTTCTCTACACACGTGCATCATGGAGTCCACACGAGATGAATTGGATCTCGATCGCTCTCAGGTAAACGAGCAATGTTTAACCATGTTCTCCCATATTTTTCATATAGTATTTGTTTCGTCTGGGTCAGCATATCTAAGATTGGGTGAGTAACTTTACAATTTCAATTAACAGACAAGGCTGCATGTTGGTAAACTGATTTGCTGACATTGTAACGACATGTAAGCGACTCGAAGACAAGCATTGACGTGTATTATGtgtcttatttttttatctttatgaaTGCTGTAGTTTTAGTTCTGCCTCAAATGCCTCATGactgatttaaaaaaagtgtTGCTGTTTTTGACATTGGAAAATTGAACTACTGCTGTTATAAATGCATTAATTGTGTAAATTATATGTATTTCAGGTGAAAAAGGCTGTACAGGCATTACAAGCCTATTTAAAGAGCACCACCTCATCCAAAAAACTGTTAATAAATGAGGGTCAGGCCATCTCTCTTCTCTTCACTCAATGGAAAATCCCTAAAAAAGAGCAAACCATTCGCATGTAAGTTTGTTTTATGGGATCTAAATCTAACAGTCGTTGATTTTAAGATATTTcatgattaaatgtaaaatgtgctaCTATTAACAAGTGTTTTGCCCCACAGACCTTTACCCAATGGGCTGAGGACAGAGTCAGGAGAGGTCTGTCTCTTCACCAGAGATGAGCCCAACATGACTtcagagcagacagagaagttttaCAAGCGGTTACTTGTAGAGAGAGGGGTCAAAAATGTTACAGAGGTATGAAATGCTTTCAGTTAGCCAATTCATATTAAAATTTCTTGTGTAAAAGATTTATATGCACTTCAGCAAACCCTGTCCTTCAGTCTCAGTGCTGGTCGTGGGTTAAAAAGTGTTAAAGTAACCCAGAGTGTATCCAGATGAGTCTTCTCTATTGGAGCTTGTCTCTACAAACTTTGAAACAACTATGACTTCCCAAGCAGATCCATTTGATCTGACAGTGGCTTTGTTCATACTGCCACAAAAGGTTAATGGGTTAAACAAAACACTTCTTAATAGTAGCACATTTAATCATGAAATATCTTAAAATCAACGACTGTTAGAATTAGATCCCATAAAACAAACTTACTTGTGAGTGGTTTGCTCCTTTTTAGGGATTTTGCATAGAGTGAAGAGAAGAGAGATGGCCTGACCCTCATTTATTAACAGTTTTTTGGATGAGGTGGTGCTCTTTAAAAAGGCCTATAATGCCTGTACAGCCTTTTTCACCTGTAATACATataattaacacatttaatgcatttataatggcaGTAGTTAAAATTTTTTTAGGACTGACTGTTCACACTGTAATTTTGCAAGCAAGTCATTAGACAAAACTGGAAATTATGCCTCTGCTCTTGTCCATGATGCCGAACTCACAAAGCATATGAGAGAACGTAAGCGACAGAGACATTTTATCCATTTATGCATATGTGTCCAAAACCATTCACAATTCTTCATTACATAGTAAATGCCCCATAAATCTGTTTATGATAATTAGTTTATTTGGatagatcagtgtttcccaaccttttttctgccacggcacactttttatgacgaaaaaattctacggcacaccactatccctcataggctaaccatcatcaatatttttccttttaaagaacttttccatgttttctgtccatcttagtagcatgtttacttgtaatgtttgaaattcggctatgcagaaaaaacaaaacaagtcacataggttttctacgctgtgtgaggtcacaggtggcaagagcgctaaatgggtaatgaaaaaacaacaaatttactgcttttctaatttgtagattagtt includes the following:
- the LOC127427289 gene encoding eukaryotic peptide chain release factor GTP-binding subunit ERF3A, with the protein product MDAGDTAPDSWEQEDDVEATADTELQSAFTGLNVNAPEFVPSFLSLGPPENATSDGTDAVASMEISEPVAAVENGETDASTVETWEQKDEPDEEEPGGGTPAETGCCGDEAHDEMMEEDEEMPIPKLPPPPPDAPKKEHVNVVFIGHVDAGKSTIGGQIMYLTGMVDKRTLEKYEREAKEKNRETWYLSWALDTNQEERDKGKTVEVGRAYFETEKKHFTILDAPGHKSFVPNMIGGASQADLAVLVISARKGEFETGFEKGGQTREHAMLAKTAGVKHLIVLINKMDDPTVNWSLDRYEECKEKLVPFLKKVGFNPKKDIHFMPCSGMTGANLKEPSELCPWYTGLPFIPHLDSLANYNRSSDGPIRLPIVDKYKDMGTVVLGKLESGSIGKAQQLIMMPNRHTVEVLSLLSDDVETDYAGPGENLKLRLKGIEEEEILPGFILCNAENICHSGRTFDAQIVIIEHKSIICPGYNAVLHIHTCIEEVQITALICLVDKKTGEKSKTRPRFVKQDQVCIARLRAAGTICLETFKDFPQMGRFTLRDEGKTIAIGKVLKLVPEKD